A single genomic interval of Amblyraja radiata isolate CabotCenter1 chromosome 3, sAmbRad1.1.pri, whole genome shotgun sequence harbors:
- the LOC116971432 gene encoding betaine--homocysteine S-methyltransferase 1-like, translating to MGVVHQPTNGRAGVCNTHRPRGAMLGHGPVDAGYKMCEVGGCLQVLCPGASGIKSAATAGTAEADEMQSARKDKKNAPHRGLLERLSSGEIIIGDGGFVFALEKRGYVKAGPWTPEATVEHPEAVRQLHREFLRAGSTVMQTFTFYASDDKLMNRGNYVEQKISGSKVNEAACDIAREVANEGDALVAGGVSQTPSYLSNKSETLVKAIFRKQLDVFVKKNVDFLIAEYFEHVEEAEWAVHVMKESGKAVAATMCIGPEGDMTGVSAGDCAVRLVKAGADIVGVNCHFDPATCLKTMKLMKEGLEAAKLKAHLMVQPLAFHTPDCSKQGFIDLPEFPFALEPRIATRWDMHKYARNAYDLGIRYIGGCCGFEPYHIRAIAEELATERGFLPAGSEKHDAWGTCLAMHTKPWVRARAQRAYWENMLPATGLPYSPSFSKPDSWGVTKGDEVLIQQVEVTSNDQLKEMFEKQKKFAGIVA from the exons ATGGGAGTGGTCCATCAGCCCACCAATGGGCGGGCGGGAGTGTGCAACACCCACCGTCCACGCGGGGCGATGCTGGGTCACGGGCCGGTGGACGCTGGCTATAAGATGTGCGAGGTCGGCGGGTGTCTGCAGGTGCTCTGTCCAGGTGCAAGCGGAATTAAAAGCGCAGCGACAGCAGGAACAGCAGAAGCCGACGAGATGCAGTCAGCGAGGAAGGACAAAAAGAACGCGCCGCACAGA GGACTTCTGGAGCGTTTATCGTCCGGGGAGATCATTATTGGAGATGGGGGATTTGTTTTTGCACTTGAGAAGAGAGGATATGTCAAAGCTGGTCCTTGGACTCCAGAAGCAACAGTCGAACATCCAGAAGCAG TGAGGCAGCTGCATCGTGAATTCCTCCGAGCAGGTTCCACAGTCATGCAGACATTCACTTTTTATGCAAGTGATGACAAGTTGATGAACAGAGGGAATTATGTGGAACAAAAGATTTCA GGCAGCAAGGTGAATGAAGCTGCGTGTGACATTGCTAGGGAAGTGGCCAATGAAGGCGATGCCCTAGTTGCTGGTGGAGTCAGCCAAACACCTTCCTACCTGAGCAACAAAAGTGAGACTTTAGTTAAGGCCATCTTCAGAAAGCAGCTGGATGTTTTTGTCAAGAAGAATGTCGACTTCCTTATTGCCGAG TACTTTGAACATGTAGAGGAGGCGGAATGGGCAGTTCATGTTATGAAGGAGTCTGGCAAAGCTGTCGCTGCCACAATGTGCATTGGCCCAGAAGGTGATATGACCGGGGTATCAGCTGGGGACTGTGCTGTCCGACTTGTAAAAGCAG GTGCTGACATTGTTGGAGTGAACTGCCATTTTGACCCAGCCACTTGCCTTAAAACAATGAAACTGATGAAGGAAGGATTGGAAGCGGCAAAACTAAAGGCACACTTGATGGTGCAGCCTCTTGCCTTTCATACACCTGACTGCAGCAAGCAGGGATTCATTGATCTACCAGAGTTTCCATTTG CTTTGGAACCACGAATTGCCACCAGATGGGACATGCATAAATATGCAAGGAATGCGTATGATCTGGGCATCAGATACATTGGTGGCTGCTGTGGCTTTGAGCCTTATCACATTCGGGCCATTGCAGAAGAATTGGCAACTGAGAGGGGCTTCCTTCCAGCAGGTTCAGAGAAACATGATGCCTGGGGCACTTGTCTTGCCATGCACACAAAGCCATGGGTGCGAGCAAG AGCTCAGCGGGCATATTGGGAGAATATGTTGCCTGCCACTGGCCTACCATATTCACCTTCCTTCTCAAAACCAGACAGCTGGGGTGTGACCAAAGGAGATGAAGTGCTCATTCAACAAGTAGAAGTGACATCTAATGATCAACTGAAAGAGATGTTTGAGAAGCAGAAGAAATTTGCTGGAATCGTAGCATAA